Proteins encoded within one genomic window of Manis pentadactyla isolate mManPen7 chromosome 4, mManPen7.hap1, whole genome shotgun sequence:
- the ADAMTSL4 gene encoding ADAMTS-like protein 4 isoform X7, which yields MEKWPGRPWLCLMLLLPLPQFCQDQEVLSGHSLQIHPEEGQGLEGVWGPWDQWASCSQPCGVGVQRRSRTCQLPTAQLHQGQPLSPRPPSYPEALLPGTQGPRPQTSGETLSPYIPQTWGRGGLFQGPTSQLGREQAQGIPGARRSRVRDPIKPGMFGYGRVPFALPLHRNRRHRQRPPEPEPSQASDLPSLTPKAELTSTNHTPPTQFSLTELSVHIPSPLAEPPVPRSAQTEVPSRTRPYPTRSQRRAQATDTEPPLSTPSPRESSSFHMSPQPRIPSSQGWAGPRLAERRPNPSLSVPWGRGPQSQERQRPGGTLHGSLLESASLYADGWLPLLSAGARSTSLWSLFAPSSAVPRCSGESEQLRACSQVPCPPEQPDPRALQCAAFNSQEFMGQQYQWEPFTEVQGFERCELNCRPRGFRFYVRHTEKVQDGTLCQPGALDMCVAGRCLSPGCDGILGSGRHPDGCGVCGGDDSTCRLISGNVTDRGGPLGYQKILLIPAGASRLQIAQHRPSSNYLALRGPGGRSIINGNWAVDPPGSYVADGTIFRYNRPPREEGTGESMSAEGPTTRPVDVYMIFQEENPGVFYQYVISSPPPKLERPTSESYIPQLQPEIVRVETPPASVLHHPRALGVLQRQVRVPQMPALPHLRAPLRSLAGYWKRVGHSECSASCGKGVWRPVFLCISRESGEELDEDSCAMGARPPAPLEPCHGPPCPPYWEAGEWTSCSRSCGPGTQHRQVRCWQEFVGGGSSVPPERCGHLPRPDITQPCQPRLCGYWEVRSTWSQCSVRCGRGQRSRQVRCVGNNGDEVSEQECTPGPPRPPSREACNMGPCTTAWFHSDWSSKCSAECGTGIQQRSVVCLGSGEAPGASQAEAGAGASEQSCAAGSRPPDMRACSLGPCEMTWCWYTGPWAECSSDCGSGTQWRDIICVSKLGTKFNVTSPSNCSHLPRPPALQPCQGQDCHDRWFSTSWSPTWRTGGPLSLWDFIMLQDSPSTHCFQRRRSLGHSEGLIW from the exons ATGGAGAAGTGGCCCGGCAG GCCCTGGTTGTGCCTGATGCTGCTTCTGCCCCTCCCTCAGTTCTGCCAGGATCAGGAG GTGTTGTCTGGACACTCTCTTCAGATACACCCGGAGGAGGGCCAGGGCCTTGAGGGCGTCTGGGGTCCCTGGGACCAGTGGGCCTCTTGCTCCCAgccctgtggggtgggggtgcagcgcAGGAGCCGAACCTGTCAGCTGCCCACAGCTCAGCTCCACCAGGGCCAGCCCCTCTCACCCAGGCCCCCAAGCTATCCTGAAGCCCTGCTCCCAGGGACTCAGGGCCCCAGACCCCAGACTTCCGGAGAAACCCTCTCCCCTTACATTCCACAGACCTGGGGAAGAGGTGGCCTATTTCAAGGCCCCACCTCTCAATTAGGGCGAGAGCAGGCCCAGGGGATTCCAGGAGCCCGGAG GTCCCGGGTTCGAGATCCCATCAAGCCAGGAATGTTTGGTTATGGAAGAGTGCCTTTTGCTTTGCCGCTCCATCGGAACCGCAGGCACCGCCAGAGACCGCCCGAACCTGAGCCTTCCCAGGCCTCAGATCTTCCATCTCTGACTCCAAAAGCAGAGCTGACCTCCACAAACCATACCCCTCCAACTCAGTTCTCTCTTACAGAACTGTCTGTCCATATCCCGTCCCCCCTGGCAGAACCCCCAGTCCCCAGAAGTGCTCAGACAGAGGTGCCGTCTAGAACCAGGCCTTATCCCACCCGGTCCCAACGCAGAGCCCAGGCCACAGACACAGAACCCCCCTTGTCCACCCCATCCCCAAGAGAAAGTAGCTCTTTCCACATGTCCCCTCAGCCAAGAATTCCAAGTTCCCAGGGTTGGGCCGGTCCCAGGCTGGCAGAAAGACGCCCTAATCCCTCCCTTTCTGTCCCTTGGGGCCGAGGCCCGCAGAGCCAGGAGCGCCAGAGACCTGGGGGGACTCTTCACGGGTCCCTACTGGAGTCTGCCTCTCTCTACGCAGATGGCTGGTTGCCTCTTCTGAGTGCTGGCGCCCGCTCCACCTCCCTCTGGAGCCTCTTTGCTCCTAGTAGCGCTGTCCCAAGATGTTCTGGGGAGAGTGAGCAGCTGAGAGCATGCAGTCAAGTG CCCTGCCCTCCTGAACAGCCAGACCCCCGGGCTCTGCAGTGTGCAGCCTTTAACTCCCAGGAGTTCATGGGCCAGCAGTACCAGTGGGAGCCCTTCACAGAAG TTCAGGGCTTCGAACGCTGTGAACTGAACTGCCGTCCCCGTGGCTTCCGCTTTTATGTCCGTCACACTGAAAAGGTCCAGGATGGGACCCTGTGTCAGCCTGGAGCCCTAGACATGTGTGTGGCTGGACGCTGTCTG AGCCCTGGCTGTGATGGGATCCTTGGCTCTGGAAGGCATCCGGATGGCTGTGGAGTCTGTGGGGGTGATGATTCTACCTGTCGCCTCATCTCAGGGAATGTCACTGACCGGGGGGGCCCTCTGGGCTATCAGAAGATCTTACTGATTCCTGCAGGAGCCTCCCGGCTCCAGATTGCCCAGCACCGGCCCAGCTCCAACTACCTTG CACTTCGAGGCCCTGGGGGCCGGTCCATCATCAATGGGAACTGGGCTGTGGATCCCCCTGGGTCCTACGTGGCTGATGGGACTATCTTCCGGTATAACCGTCCTCCACGGGAGGAGGGCACAGGAGAGAGTATGTCAGCTGAAGGCCCCACCACCCGACCTGTGGATGTCTAT ATGATCTTTCAGGAGGAAAACCCAGGTGTTTTTTATCAATATGTCATCTCTTCACCTCCTCCAAAGCTCGAGAGGCCCACCTCAGAGTCCTATATCCCCCAACTCCAGCCCG AGATTGTGAGGGTGGAGACCCCACCTGCTTCGGTGCTGCACCACCCCCGGGCCCTGGGCGTCCTCCAGCGCCAGGTGCGGGTCCCCCAGATGCCCGCCCTGCCCCATCTCAGGGCTCCCCTGAGGTCTCTGGCTGGATACTGGAAGCGGGTGGGGCACTCCGAGTGCTCAGCATCGTGTGGAAAAG GTGTTTGGCGCCCCGTTTTCCTCTGCATTTCTCGTGAGTCAGGAGAGGAGCTGGATGAAGACAGCTGTGCCATGGGTGCCAGGCCGCCAGCCCCTCTGGAACCCTGCCACGGCCCCCCATGCCCCCCATA CTGGGAAGCTGGTGAGTGGACATCCTGTAGCCGCTCCTGTGGTCCTGGCACCCAGCACCGCCAGGTACGCTGCTGGCAGGAGTTTGTGGGGGGTGGCTCCTCAGTGCCCCCAGAGCGCTGTGGACATCTTCCCCGACCTGACATCACCCAGCCCTGCCAGCCTCGCCTCTGTGGTTACTGGGAGGTTCGATCCACCTGGAGCCAG TGCTCTGTACGGTGCGGGCGTGGCCAGAGGAGCCGGCAAGTTCGCTGTGTTGGAAACAACGGTGATGAAGTGAGCGAGCAAGAGTGCACTCCAGGCCCCCCACGGCCCCCCAGCAGAGAGGCCTGTAACATGGGGCCCTGTACCACAGCCTGGTTCCACAGCGACTGGAGCTCCAAG TGCTCAGCTGAGTGTGGCACAGGAATCCAGCAGCGTTCTGTGGTCTGCCTTGGGAGTGGGGAGGCCCCTGGGGCAAGCCAGGCggaagcaggagcaggagccagtGAGCAGAGCTGTGCAGCAGGAAGCCGTCCCCCTGACATGCGTGCCTGCAGCTTGGGGCCCTGTGAGATGACCTGGTGCTGGTACACAGGGCCCTGGGCTGAG TGCTCCTCAGACTGTGGCTCTGGTACACAGTGGAGAGACATCATCTGTGTGTCCAAACTGGGGACTAAGTTCAATGTGACTTCTCCTAGCAACTGTTCTCACCTACCCAGGCcccctgccctgcagccctgccagggACAGGACTGCCACGACCGATGGTTCTCTACGTCCTGGAGTCCG ACATGGAGAACAGGTggacccctctccctgtgggattTCATAATGCTCCAGGACAGTCCCTCCACACACTGCTTTCAGAGGAGGAGGAGCCTGGGTCACAGCGAAGGTCTGATTTGGTAG